The sequence TTAGAGGAGACAGAGGAGATTACTAAGAAACGAAAGGTATGCTTTTTGCAGTTTATATGTGTGCATACCCGGATAATTGGAGCTTGATGCttgcttcttctttttttacaaAACCAACATTTATTAGCAGAAGGCAacacatatttcttttatatgtgTGTCTTTTGAGGGTAATTGGTATCATCGAGTTTGGAAGGTCTTAAAAATTTCGTGTAGTTTTTATTACCTGGTTGTTTGCTTCTACTGCCAATGTCCAAGAATCTGCAAAACAAGCTAAGCCAAAAAAGGAGgcaattattttttcttgttaCTTCTGTTGGGACTCTTGTCATTGTTGTTTCCTAATTAGGCAGTTTCTTATGTTGGCCAGATTTCAAACAGTAGCTCGACAAAGAAGAAGGAAAGATTCCAATAGCTTCAGTTTTCGGGAATGATAGTGACGAAGAACAGTGAAATATGTTTGTTGGGTTGAACCAGAATCTGTTTAAGTTTGTAAACTATTACTGTCTTTATGTCTCTCTTTTGTATCATCTTTAAGCAAACACTATGCCAATTACAGTTTATTTATGAAGTTTTTACAGTCAGATTGTTGAGTGAAAATTACAGTTTATTTGTGGAGTTTTACCGTCAGTTTCTATccaaatgtttattatttttttgctaaACTCATTATGTTATTAAGACCGCAGACTGAAAAATACCTGTTTTGAAATACTTTTATGAATATaaaaaccgaaatcatatgaTAATTGACAAATCGTTGTTTGGTTTCATTTTACGAGTACAAATTTATAAGCATTTTTCATCATAAAACATGCACAATCTCTTAAAGTGATAGCTAAAATATCCTCTATAAAAGatacatatttttctttatttcatgtCAATCCGACATACTCATGCTTCAACAACTATAATCTTAATGGAATCATGTCAATAAGAGGCTAACTATGGAGAAATTAAGAGGCTAACTATGGGCCTTGATAAGAACACAAAAACTCTTTGCGGCTTTTGCTTTGTCCTGTAAGAATTGTtgacattatatatattggtaTTAGATATAAACCCTTTAACAATCTGCTTTATTTATTCTCCATTTTCTTGACTAGATGTTTTACATATTTGAATAACATGTTTGGTATTACCCAAAATTGAAAGCACTCACATACATCAAAATTGCgtatcacaagaattgaaaggGTATATGATTCTAATCTCAGTTGTgaatcaaaaaacaaaattgacaaGTTTTTTAAAAGCAAAAGAGTCCCCCGACTTTATCAGACAATAGCATTGACAACACTTGCAATTCTGGGCCATAAATCAGCACATTCCTTCCCAATTAGACCAGTAATGGCAGAACCTGGTTTTTTTTACCATCAAACAAATAATGGTGATTGAATGAATGAGGCATAAAGATGATAtagtaatttaacacattttgagacattttttaCCTTTCATTTCTCCCTTAGGATTCACTATCACACCAACATTATCTGCATAgtaacaacatatttatcaaccaagatatttacatattacaatcaacaaatttcatatataaaaaaattgtgttgtGATTGTTCAAAATGGAGAAGACCAAGAAGTAGGGAAGACTGTGAACGCAAATAAGTGAGTATAGTGTATCTAAATACATCATTCATCATACCATAAACTTTATTCATTATCCTTAATACTCTTTCTTTAATATCTTAGTGGGTATATACAATACCCAAATACCCTTAAAAACCAATactaaagaaaaactatttctAAATCCTCAACATTGAGAGTTTGTCATACAAAAGTGAATTGCAGTGAAGAAGGGGGTTAAAGGCATTGTGATGATGAAGTGAGATATGACAATCAACCAAAAAGTCAAATTGTACACTAACTAAATGGCACTTTGATTGTCAAAACAGATATCTAATTATGATGAGCTTTGTTTGGTTAAGTTGTTTACTTGTGGAAATAGGCATGTTTTTCAAATTGTTTGATTTGCCCTAGTTGTAATCAAATAAGGGATTTTTTCAATCAGATCGTAAAAAGAGTGGGTTCTTCAGTCTAACTGTTCTAGTAAAGAATAACAAAGAATTGGTTAAACAAGTAACACGttataacacaaaacaaaatcagaatCTACTAAATCACCTTCAAAATACATGAACACTCCATCCTTTCGGCGCCAGGGCTTGCGTTGTCTAACAATGACAGCAGGCATGACCTTCTTTCTCAACTCAGGTTTCCCTTTCTTCACCGTCACCATAACCATATCTCCCACACAAGCAGACAACAATCGATTCAAACGACCCTTGATCCCCTTCACTGATATGATGTAGAGATTCTTCGCGCCGATATTGTTGGCACAGTTGACCGTAGCCGCCACAAGAAGACCCAGTGACATGCGGAACTTGTTTCCCGCCGATCCTCCGCAACCTGAAACACGTTGTTTTTCAACATTGAATTACTATCAAGTATCAAACATGTAGTTAATAGAGAATTGTATAGAAGATGAAAACACTAACCTCGCTTCGACATTTTGGCAGCTTCAGAATACAAAGACAATgtaaaattagggttttaaagTATTTATATGAGAACCCTAAATTTAGGGTTCGTGGCCGGAGAATAtttaccaaatgcgagaaataccaaaggTGAGAAatatcaaatgcgagaaataccaaatgcgagaaatacatttctcgtaattgagcaccaaatgcgagaaatatcaaatgcgagaaatacatttctcataATTGAGCaacaaatgcgagaaatatcaaattcgagaaatacatttctcgtaattgagcaccaaatgcgagaaataccaaatacgagaaatacatttctcgtaattgagcggtaAAATAGACGCGCAAAGGGTATTAAAGACTTTTCACAGGGCAAAAAGGCCCTTTTTGCGAACTTTATCAGTCGTGGGCCTTTTTGGAATTAGACATCTTATGaaggccatttcatcaaatttccctatataAATTGACCTGCATGGCAAAATTTAAATGTACattcttgaaaatatattttttaaaaaggtttTATCACAATTTCAAGAATTGCAGAAAATGAAGCAGTATAATTCACGCATTTATGCATCAAACaatattactatttattaaatgtattaaactAGAGAAGAATAAGAACTACGATTTGTTTAATTAGGAGAATACCACCAAAATTGTAACCGTATTTATCAAGGTTTTATgcattatttaacttttatataaaaaaaactaaaaaaattaaccaGATACTTGAGAGGATGAACTAGGATCACTGCCATAATCTTGTTCGTCGGTTAAATCTTGCTGGTCCTCATCTGGGTATCTGAGATTGATGGGTACATACCTACGGATTGAATTTTCATGATACACTTTCCGCCGGCGATGACAACGAGGACAGATAGGCGGTGGCGGCGGGGAGGCGGAGGCGAGGGAGGCGGCGGCGGGGAGCAACCTCAACCGCATCCGGTTTGTTGAGAAATAAAGGGTAATTAGTTCGGCGACTCCATTCCATAAATAATTAAcagcaggggcggagccaagtacaagccggcccgggctgtagcccgggtaGCCCTAAATATCATGtatgtattttattaataacGACATtaaattaccgtcgttattgattaTTTCTCGTCGCTGAAAGACACTATTGACATTGACAGTAAActtagtttattttgtttgtttatttaatattattataaaactagcCCAGAtagatttttttgataaaaaaatagtccgggtaggtttcaaatcctggctccgcccctgattAGCTGCTATTATTTCACTCTCCTTCTTCTCTTTGAATCATGTCCAAAAGTAGCACCCTTACGACCGCTCTTACCCTTACTATTACGGCCACTACCATTCCGCCAGAccatttcttgaaaatcttGTATAAATAGCAAATCAAGAATtggcaatatatatatataccaattttacacaccaagttgtaagaagttgtcaaatttattcattaagtatcaaaattctatttatatatactaatttgtcaaaaagtgtcaaatttatataaaataacagaaaaattaAACAGAGTTTAAAATTTTGCCccaactctttatttttttttctaatttttcctCTTAATCTATAATATGAGTAATCTATTTTTTCTGAAATCTCTATAATGTTCACGAACATCATTTTTATAGCTCTGATTGTAGTTGAAATTAAAATGGATCTGATAGAGTATGAGCTACTGCAATGAagattaaattatgaaataataaactaatcATCTATAAAGATCTTTACTTTCTCAATTTTTTCCGAAAAATTACAGAACTAGCTATGTCGAAGTCAGATAATAATATTGTGACGGAATAACAACCAGGTGACCGAAAAACTGTGACGGCGGTGAAGGTGGCGAAACAGTCGATGAAGTGTTCGAGATGCGATTCTCCAAACACGAAATTATGTTACTACAACAACTACGGCCTCGCACATCCGAGGCATTTCTGCAAGACTTGTGAAGGTACGAAACAAAAGGTGGGGCCCTCCGTAGTGTACGGATCGGCGACGATGTcagaaaaacatgaaaatgaaatCCTGATCTAGGCTTTCAAACAGAGCTCATGTCAGAAAAACAGGAAAATGAAATCCTGATCTAGGCTTACAAACGAAGCTGATACCAAAGATTTCGGTGGTTCTTCATCAGATATGATTAATGGTGAGTTAAAATTCTTCCAATGGCATTAATGGGATCCCACCTTCTATTGATTTTgctttttatttcataataattactcatattaaattcatttgataataattactcatattaaagatgaagagatgaagagaacaatgagaagaaaaatgaagagaTAATgggtaaagagagagaaaaaaatggttaaagaaaaatttgaatgttttgtttgaatgaaaataattaaagtaatataaattaaaaaaatatatatataggtggAATTTACATGTGACAAATTTTTAACTCCGTTTAATTTTCcgttgttttaaataaatttgacactttttgacaagttagtatatatatataaatagaaatttgATACTTAATGAGTAAATTTGACACATTCTTACAACTTGGTgtataaaattgacattcttcccatatatatatattgtatgagtttttctaataatttatttttataaaataaattataatatcgtGAAAAAATGggattcatttaaaatttaaagtatatgctttagattaaataataagaaaataaatatttagttttgttAATGAGAAGATTAAAACATgcttttattcatatatatatatatatatatatatatatatatatatatatatatatatatatatatatatatatatatatatatatatatatatatatatatatatatataaataatttcttaagtcacaatatatataaatttcaaagaaaaaaaataaaaataaagatgtaAAGCATTTGCTTTTAcaatgataaaaattaaaattgaatcaaACCATTATGAGAggtacatttattttttcataccCTGATTTTCTACAGTTTGAATATCAAAGAACTTAGAGATTACATGATTAGGTTTTAAGTAATACTCTCTTGCACACTTGATTTCGTGCCTAACATCATTCTCATGAATATAAATCCTCTCACAATCGAAGAAACTTCTATGAAGGTTCTTTAGTGTCAACAACATAATCAACAACTCTACATCGTCGCCATTAACGTAATTAATGGAGTCTTCCGTTGACTCGGTCTTTTTCTTATCATTTTGCCAATAATAGTAAGGTTTAATTTGTATCACATTATCCTTATGTTTTGGCCAAACAGATTCTTTGTCGTCCACAATCACCACCGCCTTCTCTTCCCCTCCGAGCACGACGTCAAGATTCTTCTCGCCTTTGGTTGTGCAGTCATCCCTCGAAATAACCCTCCAATCAAAAAGGGCCTCGTCCCGATCAAACATATTCGCAAAGGCATTTGCGTACGATTGACTTCCCAACGTGTAAATATAAAGCTCGAACAATTTGCTCACTTCTTCTAAGAAGTAGGTCACGAATGGTCTTATCTTCGCTAAGATCTTCCTCTTCTTAAAAGTAACGATTCCTTTTTCTGAGAGGGATTTGGAGTCCCTAGTGTGGTCTTCCTTTAAGAAATCGTCGAATGAGATGGTATGAATTAAAGTATTGTCAAGATCGAGGATGAGAGAAAGCTTCTTCTTTTCGATGAGGTTTGTCCGATAATTAGTGCAACGGAAAAGGAAAAACTCCTTTTTGGTTAGAGAGAAATCGTCCAATACATATTTAAGTGGTATCATTTCATCAGCGTAGTTGGTCATTGTTGATGAATTTGAAGAAAGTTGATAACCGCAAACGAAACAGAGGCCTCCCACGTTGACTCGATGATCGCATGAGTGCTTCAAATCTTTATCAAAGTGGCGTCTTTTCAAACCCCTCGTCGACTTGTTTATGCGATTTTTGAGATCTCTCGGTGGTGTATGATCTTCAACCGCCAAAACTAAGGCCGTTGAAAACGGAATAGGTGCATGATCATCATGAAAAGTCGAGGTCATCGAATGAGCCATCGATCGTTACTAGAGGAGTAGGAAAGAAACGAAATAGGTAGATGATTCTCAACAATCACAACTGAGAGAGAGGCTTGAAACTAATTATgttaataaacattattaaaatctGGATAATATAGTATTCTTATAATAAGCCAAgtcaagtttataaaaaaacaaacataaattatagccaaaaatatattaattaaaaaacaaaactaacaatttaatctatatttttggCTGACTTAGCAATTAtgaatatgatttataaaaatcatttttaacttatttacttaataaaaaaaatgaattttttgtttataaatcaaattaaaattaattaattaaaatattcactaATTAATATTGCATGATATTAGTGAAAAAATTACTTGTGAATTAAAAATCAGTAAATGAACCCTATAATTTGCAGTCTAgccatttatttttaaaaactaatttcatttttctataATAGAAAATAGATTGctattcaaaatctaaaatttgaattttttgatttgtaagatatatatatatattattttaattgataagatatatattaatttgaatttgttattgatagaatttttgtttaagaaatattttactcttttatcttttcgataaaaataaattagaatagaGTAATTGATTAAgctattgtaaaatataatatttttatatatttgtttttttgttataaattaaaagaataactaatacctatttatttatttatttatttatatatatacatattttaatataaataatataaagctCTAAACTTATATCTAATTATCCT is a genomic window of Impatiens glandulifera unplaced genomic scaffold, dImpGla2.1, whole genome shotgun sequence containing:
- the LOC124918135 gene encoding 60S ribosomal protein L23-like; translation: MSKRGCGGSAGNKFRMSLGLLVAATVNCANNIGAKNLYIISVKGIKGRLNRLLSACVGDMVMVTVKKGKPELRKKVMPAVIVRQRKPWRRKDGVFMYFEDNVGVIVNPKGEMKGSAITGLIGKECADLWPRIASVVNAIV
- the LOC124918134 gene encoding RNA polymerase II C-terminal domain phosphatase-like 4, translating into MAHSMTSTFHDDHAPIPFSTALVLAVEDHTPPRDLKNRINKSTRGLKRRHFDKDLKHSCDHRVNVGGLCFVCGYQLSSNSSTMTNYADEMIPLKYVLDDFSLTKKEFFLFRCTNYRTNLIEKKKLSLILDLDNTLIHTISFDDFLKEDHTRDSKSLSEKGIVTFKKRKILAKIRPFVTYFLEEVSKLFELYIYTLGSQSYANAFANMFDRDEALFDWRVISRDDCTTKGEKNLDVVLGGEEKAVVIVDDKESVWPKHKDNVIQIKPYYYWQNDKKKTESTEDSINYVNGDDVELLIMLLTLKNLHRSFFDCERIYIHENDVRHEIKCAREYYLKPNHVISKFFDIQTVENQGMKK